The following are encoded together in the Marmota flaviventris isolate mMarFla1 chromosome 18, mMarFla1.hap1, whole genome shotgun sequence genome:
- the Il11 gene encoding interleukin-11 — protein sequence MNCVCHLVLVVLSLRLDRAVAPGPPPGPPRVPPDPRADLDSAVLLTRSLLADTRQLAAQLRDKFPAEGDHNLESLPTLAMSAGALGALQLPGVLTRLRADLLSYLRHVQWLRRAGGPSLKTLEPELGALQARLDRLLRRLQLLMSRLALPQSAPDPPAPPLAPPASAWGGVRAAHAILGGLHLTLDWAVRGLLLLKTRL from the exons ATGAACT GTGTTTGCCACTTGGTCCTGGTGGTGCTGAGCCTCCGGTTAGATAGAGCTGTTGCCCCTGGGCCACCTCCTGGTCCCCCTCGAGTTCCCCCAGACCCTCGAGCAGACCTGGACAGTGCGGTGCTCCTGACACGCTCCCTCCTGGCAGACACTCGGCAGCTGGCCGCACAGCTG AGAGACAAATTCCCTGCAGAAGGAGACCACAACCTGGAATCCCTGCCCACCTTGGCCATGAGTGCAGGGGCACTGGGAGCACTGCAG ctgccaggaGTGCTGACTAGGCTTCGAGCTGATCTGCTCTCCTACCTGCGGCACGTGCAGTGGCTGCGCAGGGCTGGTGGCCCTTCCTTGAAGACCTTGGAACCGGAGCTGGGTGCTCTGCAGGCTCGGCTGGACCGGCTCCTGCGACGGCTGCAGCTCCTG ATGTCCCGCCTGGCCCTGCCCCAGTCGGCCCCAGACCCACCAGCGCCTCCCCTAgccccacctgcctcagcctggggagGCGTCAGGGCGGCTCACGCCATCCTAGGGGGGTTGCACCTGACCCTGGACTGGGCCGTTcgggggctgctgctgctgaagACTCGGCTATGA